One window of the Chryseotalea sp. WA131a genome contains the following:
- a CDS encoding DEAD/DEAH box helicase, with product MKSFDALGLSEQLVEAIRLLGFETPTPIQEQAIPVLLQGKTDLVGLAQTGTGKTAAFGLPLIQLIDESNRTTQALILAPTRELSVQITTDLENFSKKVKDLNIVTVYGGASISEQIRKVKRGAQIIVATPGRLIDLIERRVVSLSTISYVVLDEADEMLNMGFKDAIDEILSSTPEEKNVWLFSATMPREVREISKNYMSNPQELTMGERNQGNENIDHQFIMVDDRDKYLALKRMVDYTTDIFGVIFCRTKIDTQRVADHLMKDGYNADALHGDLTQAQRDRVMKSFKNKTLQLLVATDVAARGIDVSNITHVIHMNLPDEIEYYTHRSGRTARAGKKGISLAIVSKKEMGKISQIEKALKRRFTKVAVPTGDEVCQKKIMALTQKMRNVEVNEEEIDSFLPEVYHELRDLSKEDIIKRFASIEFNRFLEYYRDAKDLNKSGSERSRTFSDDGGGSESYSTGDRIFINIGKMDGLEKGDLLGLICDYGEIDKAKIGKIDLKGAYSFFELEKDVTEKVMKGFEGIEVRGRKVRLEMTSNAPRERKEGGDFPPRKRRSFDGGGDRGGSRSFGGDRDRGGDRGGKRSYGGGSGGYGGDREKKKRW from the coding sequence ATGAAATCATTTGACGCTCTGGGGCTCTCAGAGCAATTGGTGGAAGCAATCCGCCTACTGGGCTTTGAAACGCCTACCCCTATTCAAGAACAGGCGATCCCTGTGCTGTTACAGGGAAAGACCGACCTCGTTGGGTTGGCACAAACGGGTACGGGAAAGACGGCCGCTTTCGGTCTCCCATTGATCCAATTAATTGACGAAAGCAATCGCACTACGCAGGCGTTAATCTTGGCGCCTACTCGCGAGTTGAGTGTACAAATCACTACCGACCTCGAAAATTTTTCTAAGAAGGTAAAAGATTTAAACATTGTAACGGTGTATGGTGGTGCCAGTATTTCTGAGCAAATCAGAAAGGTAAAGCGCGGTGCACAAATTATAGTGGCTACACCCGGTCGCCTCATCGACTTGATTGAGCGCAGGGTTGTGAGCTTAAGCACGATCAGCTATGTGGTATTAGACGAAGCCGATGAAATGTTGAACATGGGTTTTAAAGATGCCATTGACGAAATTTTATCAAGCACTCCGGAAGAAAAAAATGTGTGGCTCTTTAGCGCTACCATGCCGCGTGAAGTGCGTGAGATTTCGAAGAACTACATGAGCAACCCACAAGAACTAACGATGGGTGAGCGCAACCAAGGCAACGAAAACATCGATCACCAATTTATCATGGTGGACGATCGCGATAAGTACTTGGCGTTGAAGCGAATGGTAGATTACACCACCGATATTTTTGGTGTTATTTTTTGCCGCACAAAAATCGATACACAACGCGTGGCCGATCACTTGATGAAGGATGGTTACAATGCGGATGCCCTTCATGGGGATTTGACGCAGGCACAACGCGACCGTGTGATGAAGAGTTTCAAAAACAAAACATTGCAGTTGTTGGTAGCTACCGATGTAGCGGCTCGTGGAATTGACGTGAGCAACATCACACACGTGATCCACATGAACTTGCCAGATGAAATTGAATACTATACACACCGAAGCGGACGAACAGCCCGTGCTGGAAAAAAGGGTATTTCGCTGGCCATCGTTTCTAAAAAAGAAATGGGCAAGATCAGCCAAATCGAAAAAGCCTTGAAACGGAGGTTTACAAAAGTGGCGGTGCCAACCGGTGATGAGGTATGTCAGAAAAAGATAATGGCGCTTACGCAGAAAATGCGAAATGTAGAGGTAAACGAAGAAGAGATCGATAGCTTCTTGCCCGAAGTTTATCATGAGCTTCGCGATTTAAGCAAAGAAGATATCATCAAACGTTTTGCTTCCATCGAGTTCAATCGTTTCTTGGAATACTACCGCGATGCCAAAGATTTGAATAAGAGCGGCAGCGAACGCAGCCGTACTTTTTCTGATGACGGTGGTGGCAGCGAAAGCTATTCCACGGGCGATCGCATCTTCATCAACATCGGTAAGATGGACGGATTGGAGAAGGGCGACTTGCTGGGTTTAATCTGCGACTATGGTGAAATCGACAAGGCCAAAATTGGTAAAATTGACTTGAAAGGAGCGTACTCTTTCTTTGAATTGGAAAAAGACGTAACTGAAAAAGTCATGAAAGGCTTTGAGGGAATTGAAGTGCGTGGCCGCAAGGTGCGCTTGGAGATGACCAGCAATGCCCCAAGAGAACGCAAAGAAGGTGGAGACTTCCCTCCGAGAAAGAGACGCTCCTTTGATGGAGGTGGAGACAGAGGTGGAAGCCGCTCCTTTGGTGGCGATCGTGATCGTGGTGGCGACCGCGGAGGAAAGCGCTCGTATGGTGGCGGAAGTGGGGGCTACGGTGGCGATAGAGAGAAGAAGAAGAGATGGTAG
- a CDS encoding J domain-containing protein, translating to MKNYYAILGIATYAQEADIKRAYRHLALLYHPDKNKSSEAASFFVEINEAYEVLGDPIRKVVYDKMLAGTEPQVSAQPMVNKPHRDPRYRPKSAEYIKEVRAKKKPYYEFIDAHVQYAVLFSRLAFLFSIALLADYSLQADKHSQVIKAVEKKLGSESVKVKINDDEVFTLAGQSLEEFTAGEVINLYRSPFFSVPTKIENEQTKFQAGVPITIYGNFIFAPFFLLITSLIGTFYWKGVEFRFNLGVMNFLLIILNSLFLKIHAF from the coding sequence TTGAAAAACTATTATGCCATACTGGGTATTGCCACCTACGCACAGGAGGCAGATATAAAACGTGCTTACCGCCACTTGGCGTTGTTGTACCATCCCGATAAAAATAAATCATCGGAGGCGGCTTCCTTTTTCGTAGAGATAAACGAAGCTTATGAAGTGTTGGGAGATCCGATTCGAAAAGTAGTGTATGATAAAATGTTGGCTGGAACCGAGCCCCAGGTTTCCGCACAACCAATGGTTAACAAACCGCACCGCGATCCTCGCTACCGACCCAAGTCAGCCGAGTATATCAAAGAAGTGCGTGCCAAAAAAAAACCATATTACGAATTTATAGATGCACATGTGCAGTATGCTGTTTTGTTCTCGCGGCTAGCTTTTTTGTTTTCGATTGCCTTGTTGGCCGATTATTCTTTGCAAGCCGATAAACATTCGCAGGTGATAAAAGCAGTAGAGAAAAAACTGGGCAGCGAATCTGTGAAGGTTAAAATCAACGATGACGAGGTTTTTACGCTAGCTGGCCAATCGCTGGAAGAATTTACAGCCGGAGAAGTCATCAACTTGTATCGCTCACCATTTTTTTCTGTTCCAACCAAAATTGAAAACGAACAAACTAAATTTCAAGCAGGTGTGCCCATCACCATTTACGGTAATTTTATATTTGCTCCTTTCTTTTTATTGATAACTTCTTTGATTGGGACTTTTTATTGGAAAGGAGTGGAGTTTCGGTTTAACTTGGGGGTGATGAATTTTTTACTGATTATTTTGAATAGCTTGTTTTTAAAGATTCATGCGTTTTAG
- a CDS encoding translation initiation factor, which produces MPKNNDWKKRDGVVYSTDQNFSFQYSQGEEAETLPPQQQNLKVLLDKNGRAGKQVTLVAGFVGKTEAIETLTKLLKTKCSVGGSTKDGEILIQGDLRDKVVAVLTKEGYKAKRVG; this is translated from the coding sequence ATGCCTAAAAACAACGATTGGAAAAAGCGGGATGGAGTGGTTTACTCCACCGACCAAAATTTTTCGTTTCAATACTCACAAGGCGAAGAAGCTGAAACCCTTCCCCCGCAGCAACAGAACTTGAAAGTGCTGTTGGATAAAAATGGACGAGCGGGCAAACAAGTTACGCTGGTGGCTGGCTTTGTTGGAAAGACAGAGGCAATTGAAACGCTTACCAAATTATTGAAGACAAAATGTAGTGTTGGTGGCTCTACCAAAGATGGCGAGATTTTAATTCAGGGTGACTTGCGCGATAAAGTAGTGGCCGTGCTGACCAAAGAAGGCTACAAAGCAAAGCGTGTTGGCTAG
- a CDS encoding TerB family tellurite resistance protein → MTQQLFNQLLFLIVHANNVVHEREIFLAKNLSSLHGFESTSLLDEFNALEKVDRYQLLENSVVELKKLPKEEQVNAIAVLCIVANADGCMDKEEWQLIYSIYHSELRLKLEDVLKSQRAYITEMRSKQLYLEA, encoded by the coding sequence ATGACCCAGCAACTTTTTAACCAATTGCTTTTTTTAATTGTGCATGCCAACAACGTTGTGCACGAGCGTGAGATTTTTTTAGCTAAAAATCTTTCAAGTTTGCATGGTTTTGAAAGCACTTCGCTATTGGATGAATTCAATGCCTTGGAAAAAGTAGATCGCTATCAATTGCTCGAAAATTCAGTAGTTGAACTCAAGAAACTACCGAAAGAAGAGCAAGTGAATGCCATCGCTGTCTTGTGCATTGTTGCAAATGCTGATGGTTGTATGGACAAAGAAGAATGGCAACTGATCTATTCTATCTATCACAGCGAACTACGGCTAAAACTCGAGGATGTCCTCAAATCACAACGGGCGTACATAACTGAAATGAGATCAAAGCAATTGTATTTAGAGGCCTAG
- a CDS encoding galactose mutarotase, giving the protein MAEIFDCTLTNRHGCSMRVTNFGGRVMSLFVPDRNGLLGDVVLGYDTPEGYANGNPYFGSLIGRFGNRLAKGKFSLDGKDYRLPTNNQGNCLHGGPIGFHNAVWEVLHQSNNEIQLQYQSPNGEAGFPGNLLCQVMYQLTEANELKIDYHATTDAPTIVNLTHHSFFNLKGEGDVLNHQLMIDANQFCPVDETLVPLGQLQLVRNTPFDFTELTEIGSRINQDDIQLRVGNGYDHCWVLNKDHALSLAALAYEPMTGRTMEVWTTEPGLQFYSGNFLNGKEGGKQGQQYAFRSGFCLEAQHFPDSPNHPNFPSTVLRPGETYHQQTIYKFGIY; this is encoded by the coding sequence ATGGCCGAAATCTTTGATTGTACACTCACCAATCGCCACGGGTGCAGTATGCGTGTAACTAATTTTGGTGGCCGGGTGATGTCGCTCTTTGTGCCAGATCGCAACGGATTGCTAGGCGATGTGGTGTTAGGCTATGATACACCAGAAGGATATGCAAATGGCAATCCTTATTTCGGTTCGCTCATCGGCCGGTTTGGAAACCGATTGGCGAAGGGGAAATTTTCATTGGATGGTAAGGACTACCGATTGCCGACCAATAATCAGGGTAATTGTCTGCATGGTGGCCCCATTGGTTTTCACAATGCAGTGTGGGAAGTGCTTCACCAATCAAATAATGAAATACAATTGCAGTACCAAAGTCCCAATGGCGAAGCGGGTTTTCCGGGCAACCTACTTTGCCAGGTAATGTATCAACTTACGGAAGCAAACGAATTGAAAATTGACTATCATGCTACCACGGATGCCCCAACGATAGTAAACTTGACGCATCATTCTTTTTTTAATTTGAAAGGAGAGGGTGATGTTTTAAATCATCAATTGATGATTGATGCTAATCAGTTTTGCCCAGTTGATGAAACATTGGTTCCACTAGGACAATTGCAGTTGGTGCGAAATACTCCTTTCGATTTCACAGAACTAACTGAGATCGGTTCGCGGATAAACCAAGATGATATTCAATTGCGAGTGGGCAATGGTTACGACCATTGTTGGGTGTTGAACAAAGACCACGCATTGAGTTTGGCCGCCCTAGCTTATGAACCGATGACGGGAAGAACGATGGAAGTATGGACTACAGAGCCTGGGCTTCAATTTTATTCAGGCAACTTTTTGAACGGAAAAGAAGGGGGCAAGCAAGGCCAACAATATGCTTTTCGCTCTGGTTTTTGTTTGGAGGCACAGCATTTTCCAGATTCACCTAATCACCCCAATTTTCCGAGTACTGTTTTGCGACCAGGAGAAACGTATCACCAACAAACCATTTACAAGTTTGGGATTTATTAA
- a CDS encoding NADPH:quinone oxidoreductase family protein has protein sequence MKAVLCSSFGLPNQLKLMDIPEPDAVDDQVRIRVEACGVNFPDVLIIQNRYQFKPELPFSPGGEVGGTIDQVGENITQFKVGDRVVALCGWGGFAEKVVVKANRVFKIPPSLDAISAATTLYTYGTSYHALKDRARLQQGETLLVLGAAGGVGLAAVELGKLIGATVIAAASSAEKLSVCQSKGADFVIDYSKEDLRARVKEITHDKGVDVIYDPVGGNISEQAFRSISWKGRHLIVGFASGEIQLLPANLPLLKGASFVGVFWGSFSEREPQLAQQNLIELMGWIDQGKIKQHIHKIYPLAEAPCALQDLMDRKVIGKAVVRI, from the coding sequence ATGAAAGCTGTTCTTTGTTCTTCATTTGGATTGCCCAATCAATTAAAACTGATGGACATACCCGAACCAGATGCTGTGGACGATCAAGTTCGCATTCGGGTGGAGGCCTGTGGAGTAAACTTTCCGGATGTGTTGATCATTCAAAACAGATATCAATTCAAACCCGAGCTTCCGTTTTCGCCTGGTGGCGAGGTAGGTGGCACAATTGACCAAGTAGGAGAGAACATTACGCAGTTTAAAGTCGGTGATCGGGTAGTAGCCTTGTGTGGATGGGGCGGCTTTGCAGAAAAGGTAGTGGTAAAAGCGAATCGAGTTTTTAAAATACCACCTTCGTTGGATGCCATTTCAGCAGCCACTACACTTTATACCTACGGAACCTCCTACCACGCGCTGAAAGACAGAGCTCGTTTGCAGCAGGGTGAAACACTTTTGGTATTGGGCGCGGCAGGTGGTGTGGGTTTGGCCGCAGTCGAGTTAGGGAAATTGATAGGCGCAACGGTAATTGCGGCAGCCTCTTCAGCAGAGAAGCTTTCTGTTTGTCAATCCAAAGGGGCAGATTTCGTCATCGACTATTCCAAAGAAGATCTGCGTGCACGCGTTAAAGAAATCACCCACGACAAAGGAGTAGATGTGATATATGATCCTGTGGGAGGAAACATTTCTGAGCAAGCGTTTCGATCTATTTCGTGGAAGGGACGGCATTTGATAGTAGGATTTGCTTCGGGCGAAATCCAACTGCTACCCGCCAACCTACCGTTATTGAAAGGTGCTTCCTTCGTGGGCGTGTTCTGGGGAAGCTTTTCGGAACGGGAGCCACAACTGGCTCAACAAAATTTGATAGAGTTGATGGGTTGGATAGACCAAGGAAAAATCAAACAACACATTCATAAAATTTATCCGCTAGCAGAAGCACCATGTGCTTTACAAGATTTGATGGATAGAAAAGTGATAGGCAAGGCAGTGGTTAGGATTTAG